One window of Mangrovibacterium diazotrophicum genomic DNA carries:
- a CDS encoding ArnT family glycosyltransferase — MKKFVLVLLLSVVLFFTFLGQTTVFQVAEARNAECAKEMLENDNWVVPTFNGELRTDKPALEYFGMILAYLMFGVNETAARFFSALCGVLVVLATFWFTRRHWGEKAALWASLVLLSSLHVILQFRLATPDPYLILCHTLSLYLFYEGWVSRKWKWFAGMYVFLGLGILAKGPVGLLLPSLTVGIFLLVTKAFNWKNIVLLKPWWGTFIVLFFSLPWYWAVDVQTGGQWTRGFFLEHNLDRFNNGLQGHGGPFILTVAFILAGMLPFSVFAVRALRAVWKNRKEDRLLVFALVAVGVVAVFYAFSHTKLINYTSPAYPFFAILLGYFISNLIEGRFSNRKLLIEFSIIAVLALGIPVGVYFIAENTPPLETVRWIAWCLVPFPVGAVFAVFYMRQSVQKGLLAVAGTFMVSTLIFFGGPFHIINHQSPIEKYHELVSAHPNVVAYKDFDNAFAFYAQRPIPVFQTEKELEAYLAQHKNVLVLTRDHDLSYMDTIPNIKRVGIDHDLFSRRMTGVYHEIE; from the coding sequence ATGAAAAAATTTGTCTTGGTTCTTTTGTTAAGTGTGGTTTTGTTCTTCACTTTTTTGGGACAAACAACCGTATTTCAGGTGGCGGAGGCCCGCAATGCTGAATGTGCCAAGGAAATGCTGGAGAATGACAATTGGGTCGTTCCCACCTTTAATGGCGAGCTACGTACCGATAAGCCCGCCCTCGAATATTTCGGGATGATCCTCGCTTATTTGATGTTTGGTGTGAACGAAACAGCGGCCCGTTTTTTCTCAGCGCTGTGCGGTGTACTGGTTGTACTGGCAACCTTCTGGTTTACCCGCCGCCATTGGGGAGAGAAGGCTGCATTGTGGGCATCGCTGGTGCTGTTGTCGTCCTTGCACGTCATTTTGCAGTTCAGGCTGGCAACGCCCGATCCCTACCTCATTTTATGTCACACACTATCGCTGTATCTTTTTTACGAAGGCTGGGTTTCGCGCAAATGGAAATGGTTTGCCGGAATGTATGTTTTCCTGGGACTTGGTATTTTGGCCAAAGGGCCGGTTGGACTGCTCTTGCCGTCGCTGACCGTAGGAATCTTTCTGCTGGTAACCAAAGCATTTAACTGGAAGAATATTGTGCTACTCAAGCCTTGGTGGGGAACCTTTATCGTTCTGTTCTTCAGCTTACCTTGGTATTGGGCAGTTGATGTGCAAACCGGAGGTCAATGGACCAGGGGCTTTTTTCTGGAACACAACCTGGATCGATTCAATAATGGGTTACAGGGGCACGGTGGCCCGTTTATACTGACCGTGGCTTTTATATTGGCTGGTATGCTGCCATTTTCGGTTTTTGCTGTTAGAGCGCTACGTGCGGTTTGGAAGAATCGAAAGGAAGATCGTTTGCTGGTATTTGCCTTGGTGGCGGTTGGCGTTGTGGCCGTATTTTATGCTTTTTCGCACACCAAGCTCATAAATTATACGTCGCCGGCCTACCCATTCTTTGCTATTTTATTGGGATATTTTATTTCGAATCTGATTGAAGGTCGTTTTTCGAACCGGAAACTTCTGATCGAATTTTCTATCATTGCCGTTTTGGCTTTGGGCATTCCGGTGGGCGTCTATTTCATCGCCGAAAATACGCCTCCGCTCGAAACAGTGCGGTGGATTGCCTGGTGCCTGGTGCCTTTCCCGGTGGGAGCTGTTTTCGCTGTTTTCTACATGCGCCAGTCCGTGCAAAAGGGACTCTTGGCGGTTGCCGGGACGTTTATGGTTTCAACCTTGATCTTCTTTGGCGGACCGTTCCATATTATCAATCACCAGTCGCCCATCGAGAAGTACCACGAGTTGGTTAGTGCGCATCCGAATGTGGTTGCGTACAAGGATTTCGACAATGCTTTTGCCTTTTATGCACAGCGTCCGATTCCTGTTTTTCAGACGGAAAAGGAGCTTGAAGCTTATTTGGCGCAGCATAAGAATGTGTTGGTTTTAACCCGCGATCACGATTTGAGCTACATGGATACTATTCCGAATATCAAACGTGTCGGAATTGACCACGACTTGTTTAGTCGACGGATGACAGGGGTTTATCACGAAATAGAATAA
- a CDS encoding T9SS type A sorting domain-containing protein, whose product MCKISSICSAFLVSIICLVFINTSVAQKDLLWNYHYDDGLRTSRDYLLKSFLTGNNEIIFTGRLEASFTNTDFISAKISENGKILWETQYSSIKDEADTIILNYDGGGINSQDIPVSSYLDKDENLYSAVILEENFNNGYFSQDVAVMKQDRQGNILWKNIFYRQGIDFAVDDIFRGFYVDSLGNSWLLTHAPIDSPAYSLVKYDNAGNQIFVSHFDLPENTDYSNAQLDLIDGKITFVSLHIEVGPFLIATFSDIGEIEREYHLGNKGDVGMGARRYEKIWFVNFPTGEKAIVGKLWYWYGGKKYYKLKIFYFDNNWNQIADIEPNSIPTDDIYPHNVSLCGGNIYINGGVYYTLEDDLSMKPFILQYDRNANENLIYLNNTDNQGGLVRSLNVSNDTVYLTENVFDSLTYRTNLVRLVNTSQIDYRKEIGVNGYRCHPENIYKTNNSLIFTGELRNTVTPQYPEDTNSEQWVASYNEEGTEQWSVTNTGTGASDIQFEKVISDRFNNSYVCGDSQIGPIGTGTSYFENQHLLLQKIDALGNLAWSRRISTDTTKQLSYRSEYMKLLFDKDGNILLSGFSSLDIYVYKFSPEGDLFAKNIIETEIGTLVRDIHIDSKNNIYLYLPYYSKPSQIIKLSSDLNELWRFNFEEELNRDEPGFFIEQDNGEIDFISKDGDLIEISENGILKSRTEISEFESINHVRKTKEGTFFLTGTIESGYRDRIKIVEIDSTGKILWEHSDNNIAEGKYSMDLPSGDLVVFGGSDDASIYLRFNNKREFCYQKEYPPVKMTLICEDSLQNLLLTDNYFNNAIMKIAPNGDSITSYQCINDTLAANLQITDIKVDANNNPLVSGYTNNISSTHYYVWSVGTVAKFSHPESINQPPLFVKRPELENFSNPNYRDTLLAVDPDGDSITYSIEQGPDWLAVTDDGILSRNDNYSTDSLIIFRATDSHGAFDRLIMTYALESTTDISTDVNTLSNGSFIVYPNPSNGILHLKLQDNNQNKKCNVEIYDMKGNVVYNKILSANSTAEYNINLSSLSSGHYVLMINGDRNFSCKVILQ is encoded by the coding sequence ATGTGTAAGATTTCCTCCATTTGCAGCGCTTTTCTTGTTTCAATTATTTGTTTGGTATTTATCAATACGTCTGTCGCCCAAAAAGATTTACTCTGGAACTATCATTATGACGACGGATTACGCACGAGTAGAGATTACCTTTTAAAATCATTTTTAACCGGCAACAACGAAATTATTTTTACCGGGAGATTAGAAGCGAGTTTCACAAATACCGATTTTATTTCAGCAAAAATATCCGAAAACGGGAAAATTTTATGGGAAACGCAGTATTCATCAATTAAAGATGAAGCAGATACAATTATTTTAAATTATGATGGAGGAGGAATTAATTCACAAGATATTCCTGTTTCAAGCTATTTAGATAAAGACGAAAACCTTTATAGTGCAGTTATCTTGGAGGAGAATTTTAATAATGGTTATTTTTCACAAGATGTAGCTGTAATGAAACAAGATAGGCAGGGAAATATCTTATGGAAAAATATCTTCTATCGTCAGGGGATTGATTTTGCTGTAGACGATATTTTTCGTGGTTTCTATGTTGATTCGCTAGGAAATTCATGGTTATTAACCCACGCACCAATTGATAGTCCGGCTTATAGTTTGGTTAAGTATGACAATGCGGGTAATCAAATTTTCGTTTCACATTTTGATTTACCTGAAAATACTGATTATAGCAATGCCCAATTAGATCTTATTGATGGAAAAATCACTTTTGTTTCTTTGCATATAGAAGTTGGCCCCTTCCTGATCGCCACCTTTTCAGATATTGGTGAGATTGAAAGGGAATATCATTTAGGTAACAAAGGAGATGTAGGTATGGGGGCGAGGAGATATGAAAAAATTTGGTTTGTTAATTTTCCAACAGGCGAAAAGGCCATTGTAGGTAAATTGTGGTATTGGTATGGTGGCAAAAAGTACTATAAATTAAAAATATTCTATTTTGACAATAACTGGAATCAGATAGCAGATATTGAACCGAATAGTATTCCGACAGATGACATTTATCCTCATAACGTTTCTTTGTGTGGCGGAAATATATACATAAACGGTGGCGTTTATTATACACTTGAAGACGACTTGTCGATGAAGCCGTTTATCCTTCAATACGATAGGAATGCAAATGAAAACCTTATTTATTTAAATAATACGGACAACCAGGGAGGTCTCGTTAGATCATTAAATGTTTCAAATGATACGGTATACCTTACAGAGAATGTATTTGACTCGTTAACTTACAGAACAAACCTTGTGCGTTTGGTAAATACATCTCAAATTGACTATCGCAAAGAAATTGGCGTTAACGGCTACAGATGCCACCCAGAGAACATCTATAAAACGAATAATTCTCTAATTTTTACAGGAGAGCTTCGAAATACTGTTACACCTCAATATCCAGAAGATACGAATAGCGAGCAATGGGTTGCCAGTTATAATGAAGAAGGGACTGAACAGTGGAGCGTAACAAATACTGGAACCGGGGCTTCAGATATACAATTTGAAAAGGTTATATCGGATCGTTTCAACAATAGCTATGTATGCGGAGATAGCCAAATTGGACCAATTGGTACAGGAACTAGCTATTTTGAAAATCAACATTTATTACTACAAAAGATTGATGCTTTAGGTAATCTGGCTTGGTCCAGACGAATTTCCACTGATACGACAAAACAATTATCATACAGATCTGAATATATGAAGTTGTTGTTTGATAAAGATGGTAATATTCTTTTATCAGGCTTTTCATCCTTAGATATCTATGTCTATAAGTTTTCCCCAGAGGGAGATCTCTTTGCCAAAAATATTATAGAAACTGAAATAGGTACACTTGTAAGAGACATTCATATTGATTCTAAGAACAACATTTATTTGTATTTACCTTATTATTCCAAGCCATCACAAATAATAAAATTGTCTTCCGATTTAAATGAGTTGTGGCGGTTTAATTTTGAAGAAGAGCTAAACAGAGATGAACCGGGGTTTTTCATAGAGCAAGATAATGGTGAAATCGATTTTATCTCGAAAGACGGAGATCTTATTGAAATTTCAGAGAACGGAATACTTAAATCGCGAACAGAGATATCGGAGTTTGAGAGCATTAATCATGTAAGAAAAACGAAAGAAGGAACATTCTTCTTAACAGGCACAATCGAGTCTGGCTACAGAGATCGTATAAAGATTGTTGAGATAGACTCGACGGGAAAAATTCTTTGGGAGCATAGTGATAACAATATTGCTGAAGGTAAATACTCGATGGATCTGCCCTCCGGAGACCTTGTTGTTTTTGGTGGATCGGATGATGCCAGCATTTACTTGAGATTTAACAATAAAAGAGAGTTTTGTTATCAAAAAGAGTACCCACCAGTTAAAATGACTCTAATTTGTGAAGATAGTCTTCAAAATTTACTTCTTACAGACAATTATTTCAATAATGCAATAATGAAAATTGCTCCCAATGGTGATTCAATAACTAGTTATCAATGCATTAATGATACGTTAGCAGCGAATTTACAAATAACAGATATTAAAGTAGATGCCAATAATAATCCTTTAGTTAGTGGCTATACCAACAACATATCATCCACTCATTACTATGTATGGAGTGTGGGCACTGTCGCTAAATTTTCACATCCTGAGTCGATTAATCAGCCTCCGTTATTTGTAAAACGACCTGAGCTAGAAAACTTTTCTAATCCAAATTATCGGGATACCTTGCTGGCAGTAGATCCTGATGGAGATTCTATTACATATTCGATTGAACAAGGCCCTGATTGGCTAGCAGTAACTGACGATGGAATTTTGTCTCGGAATGATAATTATTCAACAGATTCATTAATAATATTCAGAGCGACAGACAGCCATGGTGCATTTGATAGACTAATTATGACTTACGCCTTAGAATCAACAACGGATATAAGTACAGATGTAAACACCTTATCAAACGGTTCTTTTATTGTTTATCCTAATCCAAGTAATGGAATATTACATCTAAAACTTCAGGACAACAATCAAAATAAAAAATGCAATGTTGAGATATATGACATGAAGGGGAATGTTGTTTATAACAAAATATTATCTGCCAATTCAACAGCTGAATACAACATTAATCTGTCATCCCTAAGTTCCGGACACTATGTGTTAATGATAAACGGAGACCGAAATTTTAGTTGTAAAGTTATATTACAGTAA
- a CDS encoding M16 family metallopeptidase, giving the protein MKIDTSILSNGIRIIHQQVESPAAHFGIILNTGSRDEAIGEQGIAHFIEHVIFKGTKKRKAYHILSRIEDVGGEINAYTTKEETAVYATFLNEYYSRSMELISDIIRNSTFPAREIEREKEVIIEEINSYKDSPSELIFDDFDELLFDGHPIARNILGTPELVKSFKREDILRFIQNNYHTSEMVLSSVGNIPFEKFRNLAERYFGEVPAAPRQHQRQLFENYVPGFKQVKMDTYQSHCVIGNIAYNAQDEKRMGMVLLNSILGGQSMNSRLNLTLRERNGMAYNVESNYTAFSDTGQFNVYFGTDRENLEKAIRLVKKEFKLIKEKRLGQLQLAKAKKQLIGQIAISSENRDDLMLTLGKSLLLYNKVDDLPAIYRKIDEITDIQLLEIANEVLEESALSTLIYE; this is encoded by the coding sequence GTGAAAATAGATACCAGTATACTATCCAATGGAATCCGCATCATTCACCAACAGGTGGAGTCGCCCGCGGCCCATTTTGGCATTATTCTAAATACCGGCTCCCGCGACGAAGCAATCGGAGAACAGGGCATTGCGCACTTTATTGAGCACGTGATTTTTAAAGGCACAAAAAAGCGCAAAGCCTATCATATCCTCAGTCGGATTGAAGATGTGGGCGGCGAGATTAACGCTTATACCACCAAGGAGGAAACGGCCGTTTACGCCACCTTTTTGAACGAGTACTACAGCCGCAGCATGGAGCTGATCAGCGACATCATTCGGAACAGCACCTTCCCGGCCCGCGAGATTGAGCGCGAAAAGGAAGTGATTATCGAGGAAATCAACTCATACAAAGACAGCCCCTCGGAACTGATTTTTGACGATTTTGACGAATTGTTGTTCGATGGTCACCCGATTGCCCGCAACATACTGGGAACACCCGAGTTGGTGAAATCATTCAAACGCGAAGATATTCTTCGCTTTATTCAGAATAACTACCACACCAGCGAAATGGTGTTGAGCTCAGTGGGAAACATTCCGTTTGAGAAATTCCGCAATCTGGCCGAACGCTACTTTGGCGAAGTTCCGGCTGCGCCACGCCAGCACCAGCGCCAGTTGTTCGAGAATTACGTTCCCGGATTTAAGCAGGTAAAGATGGACACCTACCAAAGCCACTGCGTCATCGGGAATATTGCCTATAACGCGCAGGACGAAAAGCGGATGGGCATGGTGCTGTTGAACTCCATCTTGGGAGGTCAGTCGATGAATTCGCGCCTAAACCTGACCCTGCGCGAACGAAACGGGATGGCCTACAACGTGGAATCGAACTACACGGCTTTTTCAGATACCGGGCAATTCAACGTTTACTTTGGTACCGACCGCGAAAACCTGGAAAAGGCGATTCGTTTGGTGAAAAAAGAATTTAAGCTGATTAAAGAAAAACGCCTCGGCCAACTGCAACTGGCAAAAGCCAAAAAACAATTGATCGGGCAAATTGCGATTTCGAGCGAAAACCGCGACGACCTGATGCTGACACTGGGCAAGAGCCTTCTGCTCTATAATAAAGTGGACGACTTACCCGCGATTTACCGAAAGATTGATGAGATAACCGACATCCAGCTTCTGGAAATTGCTAATGAAGTACTGGAAGAAAGCGCGCTAAGCACCTTAATTTACGAGTAA
- a CDS encoding O-methyltransferase, with protein MDRNFELDKYILEHSTPEDPVLYELDRETNISILRPRMLSGHIQGMLLTMLSQMIRPKRILEIGTFTGYSAICLAKGLVEDGKLHTIEVNDELEWIATKYIEKAGMQQKIQQHIGDACEIIPSLDETFDFVFLDGNKREYSRYYDLVFDKVRPGGYLLADNILWDGKVVEEVDPRDEQTIGILAFNDKVKNDPRVTQVILPLRDGLMLIRKQ; from the coding sequence ATGGATCGAAATTTCGAACTGGACAAATACATTCTGGAACACAGCACGCCGGAAGACCCGGTTTTGTACGAACTGGATCGGGAAACCAACATCAGCATCCTGCGGCCGCGCATGCTATCGGGGCACATCCAGGGCATGTTGCTGACCATGCTCAGCCAGATGATTCGCCCAAAGCGCATTTTGGAAATCGGCACCTTTACCGGCTACTCGGCTATTTGCCTGGCCAAAGGTTTGGTTGAAGACGGGAAACTGCACACCATCGAGGTGAATGATGAACTGGAATGGATCGCGACCAAGTACATTGAAAAAGCAGGGATGCAGCAAAAAATTCAACAGCACATCGGCGATGCCTGCGAAATCATCCCCTCGCTTGACGAGACTTTCGACTTTGTTTTTCTGGATGGAAACAAACGCGAATACAGCCGCTACTACGACCTGGTTTTCGACAAAGTTCGCCCAGGCGGCTATTTACTAGCCGACAATATCCTTTGGGATGGCAAAGTGGTAGAAGAAGTGGATCCGCGCGACGAACAAACCATCGGCATCCTCGCCTTCAACGACAAAGTAAAGAATGACCCACGGGTAACACAAGTTATCCTTCCGCTGCGGGATGGGCTGATGCTGATCCGGAAACAGTGA
- a CDS encoding monomeric [FeFe] hydrogenase: protein MAAYVNNVMIIRHELIARLVRMFQAGELESKINNLAVELYPKERQARGRCCIYKERAITRYKMLPLLGFEVPNDDIDLHQLSEYASLAMDRKQQPENILTVVDEACTGCVQANYVVTNLCRGCVASPCVMNCPKNAIRFTPTGQTEIKPEACVNCGLCQKACPYHAIIYMPIPCEEACPVGAIKKNASGKEEIDEDKCVYCGKCITACPFGAIFELSAVIDVMRAIERKEQVIAMVAPSILAQYAETPAQVFAAIEQIGFSEVVEVARGAEKTARHEAIELKEKLAEGQPFMTTSCCPSYVETVRKHVPGLEPYVSHTPSPLAYTAEELRAKYPNAKLVFVGPCVAKRKEARDQNSADFVLSFEELDSMLEGMDIQPAKMEGIAVESYTAESRGFAQSGGVLGAVVAEKQLESFKAETINGIDKAMIRTMKQMEKGKVSAQFYEVMACEGGCIAGPGANIKSAKAKKNFINSMKELSK, encoded by the coding sequence ATGGCAGCATATGTAAATAACGTAATGATTATCCGTCACGAGCTGATTGCCCGATTGGTACGCATGTTTCAAGCTGGTGAACTGGAGTCGAAAATTAATAACCTCGCTGTTGAGCTTTACCCGAAAGAGCGCCAGGCGCGGGGTCGTTGCTGTATTTACAAGGAACGGGCGATCACCCGTTACAAAATGTTGCCGCTTTTGGGCTTCGAGGTTCCCAATGACGACATCGATTTACACCAGTTGAGCGAATATGCATCTTTGGCGATGGATCGCAAACAGCAACCTGAGAATATTTTGACGGTTGTTGATGAAGCTTGTACCGGTTGTGTGCAAGCTAACTATGTGGTTACCAATTTATGTCGTGGTTGCGTGGCGAGTCCCTGCGTGATGAACTGTCCGAAAAACGCGATTCGTTTTACACCGACCGGTCAAACAGAAATTAAACCCGAAGCCTGTGTTAACTGCGGTTTGTGTCAAAAAGCTTGTCCTTACCATGCCATTATTTACATGCCAATTCCCTGTGAAGAAGCCTGTCCGGTTGGTGCGATTAAAAAGAATGCGAGCGGCAAGGAGGAAATCGACGAGGATAAATGTGTTTATTGTGGCAAATGTATTACTGCTTGTCCGTTTGGAGCCATCTTCGAACTCTCAGCCGTTATTGATGTGATGCGTGCAATTGAGCGCAAAGAGCAGGTGATTGCAATGGTGGCACCATCAATCCTGGCGCAGTACGCCGAAACACCAGCGCAGGTCTTTGCTGCCATTGAGCAGATTGGTTTTTCAGAAGTGGTTGAGGTAGCCCGCGGTGCGGAAAAAACAGCCCGTCACGAGGCCATCGAGTTGAAAGAAAAGCTGGCCGAGGGGCAACCATTTATGACGACTTCCTGCTGTCCTTCGTATGTGGAAACGGTACGGAAACATGTTCCCGGATTGGAGCCTTATGTGTCGCACACGCCATCTCCTTTGGCCTACACAGCTGAAGAACTGCGTGCAAAATATCCGAACGCGAAACTCGTGTTTGTTGGACCTTGTGTGGCAAAGCGTAAAGAAGCGCGTGACCAGAACAGTGCTGATTTTGTGTTGAGTTTCGAAGAGTTGGATTCGATGCTGGAAGGAATGGATATTCAACCCGCCAAAATGGAAGGTATCGCTGTTGAATCATACACAGCCGAATCGCGTGGTTTTGCTCAGAGTGGAGGTGTTTTGGGCGCTGTGGTTGCCGAAAAGCAATTGGAAAGCTTCAAGGCAGAAACCATTAACGGAATCGACAAAGCGATGATTCGTACGATGAAGCAGATGGAAAAAGGAAAAGTGTCGGCCCAGTTCTATGAAGTAATGGCCTGCGAAGGCGGATGTATTGCCGGACCGGGTGCCAACATCAAATCAGCCAAAGCGAAAAAGAACTTCATTAACTCGATGAAAGAGTTGTCGAAATAA
- a CDS encoding CCE_0567 family metalloprotein, producing the protein MSTEDIATLEKEVNKLKFKAGQKASELHDLIEDRLLTDFEDIPAFAEAAYAACKQWSDKQKELKQIKGV; encoded by the coding sequence ATGAGTACAGAAGATATCGCGACGTTGGAGAAAGAAGTAAATAAACTAAAGTTCAAAGCGGGGCAAAAAGCCAGTGAATTGCACGACCTGATTGAAGATCGTTTGCTGACCGACTTTGAAGACATCCCGGCTTTTGCCGAAGCTGCGTATGCTGCCTGTAAACAATGGAGCGACAAGCAAAAAGAATTAAAGCAAATTAAGGGCGTTTAA